In Apium graveolens cultivar Ventura chromosome 10, ASM990537v1, whole genome shotgun sequence, the following are encoded in one genomic region:
- the LOC141689891 gene encoding transmembrane and coiled-coil domain-containing protein STS1-like isoform X2, producing MAASILTPTQRYAAGGLLSLSLHQAQTHQTQLPQQQHRITNSTGDSVSDDPQLWVHHSSHLLRPIFRFLEIDEQAWLGLEETSITSSVNHHAESFLMLLAEERGDTSSEMKDQEHALSKAVDHMSSSIESSTNLSSKKEHHREYEQACRDKFSDAVQPQLKVKDDEPLNQQDAEVTPEVGENLKRRRNGYDARHRVALRLLSTWFSIEWNKMEAIETIVATSAMAILKEAEAKQEEGETPKSKWAKWKRGGIIGAAAVTGGTLMAITGGLAAPAIAAGFGALAPTLGTIIPVIGASGFAAAATAAGSVAGSVAVAASFGAAGAGLTGTKMARRTGSINEFEFKAIGENHNQGRLAVEMLISGFVFEEEDFVRPWEGQTDNSERYALQWESKHLIAVSTAIQDWLKSRLAMTLMQQGAMMTVLSSLLTALVWPAALLTLTDFIDSKWSIAVDRSDKAGILLAEEVLLKGLQGHRPVTLIGFSLGARVIFKCLQILSKSEKNAGLVERVVLLGSPIAIKDENWEAVRKIVSGRFVNAYSTDDWTLGVAFRASLLSRGLAGIQPVDVPGIENVDVTEMTEGHSSYLWATQHILEQLELDSYYPVFNATSMKPGKDSSSS from the exons ATGGCAGCGTCAATATTAACACCGACTCAGCGATACGCGGCCGGAGGTTTGTTGAGTTTGAGTCTTCACCAAGCTCAGACGCATCAGACTCAACTACCTCAACAACAACACAGAATTACTAATAGTACTGGTGACTCTGTTTCTGATGATCCTCAGCTTTGGGTTCATCACTCCTCTCATCTCCTTCGCCCTATTTTCAG ATTCTTAGAAATTGATGAACAAGCTTGGCTTGGACTTGAGGAAACTTCCATAACTTCTTCTGTTAATCATCACGCTGAATCT TTCTTGATGTTGCTTGCCGAAGAACGTGGTGACACTTCTTCCGAAATGAAAGATCAGGAGCATGCATTGTCAAAAGCTGTTGACCATATGTCATCAAGTATCGAATCATCAACGAATTTATCATCTAAAAAAGAACATCATCGTGAATATGAACAAGCATGCCGGGATAAATTTTCTGATGCTGTCCAGCCACAGCTCAAAGTGAAAGATGACGAACCTCTGAATCAGCAGGATGCCGAAG TAACACCTGAAGTTGGCGAAAATTTAAAACGGCGAAGAAACGGCTATGATGCTCGACATCGTGTGGCTCTGCGGTTGCTGTCAACCTGGTTTAGTATTGAGTGGAATAAGATG GAAGCTATTGAGACAATAGTTGCTACCTCGGCAATGGCCATATTGAAAGAGGCAGAGGCTAAGCAAGAGGAAGGAGAGACTCCTAAAAGTAAATGGGCTAAATGGAAGCGTGGAGGTATCATTGGTGCAGCAGCTGTAACTGGAGGAACCTTAATGGCGATTACTGGCG GTTTAGCTGCTCCAGCAATTGCTGCAGGATTCGGTGCTCTAGCCCCTACTCTAGGTACCATTATCCCCGTGATTGGAGCAAGTGGCTTTGCTGCTGCTGCAACTGCTGCAGGAAGTGTTGCAGGCTCTGTTGCAGTTGCTGCATCATTTGGAG CTGCTGGAGCCGGACTAACTGGGACAAAGATGGCTAGGAGAACTGGAAGCATCAATGAGTTTGAGTTCAAAGCTATAGGAGAAAACCATAACCAAGGC AGGCTAGCTGTTGAAATGTTGATCTCGGGATTTGTTTTTGAGGAAGAAGATTTTGTGAGACCTTGGGAAGGACAAACTGATAACTCAGAAAG GTATGCACTGCAATGGGAGTCTAAGCATCTGATTGCTGTTAGCACTGCAATTCAGGATTGGCTGAAGTCAA GACTGGCAATGACGCTGATGCAACAAGGTGCAATGATGACTGTGTTAAGCAGTCTTTTAACAGCATTGGTGTGGCCAGCAGCACTACTTACTCTTACTGATTTCATCGACAGCAAATGGTCAATTGCGGTAGACAG ATCTGACAAGGCTGGAATACTGCTCGCTGAAGAAGTTTTGCTGAAGGGATTGCAAGGACACAG GCCTGTGACATTAATTGGGTTTTCACTTGGAGCAAGAGTAATTTTCAAGTGCCTCCAGATTCTGTCGAAATCTGAAAAGAATG CCGGGCTAGTAGAGAGAGTTGTTCTCCTGGGGTCGCCTATTGCTATTAAAGATGAAAACTGGGAAGCGGTGAGGAAG ATAGTGTCTGGTAGATTTGTGAACGCTTATTCTACAGATGATTGGACGCTTGGAGTTGCCTTCCGTGCAAG CCTTCTTTCTCGAGGACTAGCTGGAATTCAACCAGTTGATGTCCCAGGAATTGAGAAT GTTGACGTAACAGAAATGACTGAGGGTCACTCCTCTTATCTCTGGGCTACCCAACACATTCTGGAACAGCTTGAGCTTGATTCCTACTATCCTGTTTTTAATGCCACAAGTATGAAGCCGGGGAAGGATTCATCTTCatcataa
- the LOC141689891 gene encoding transmembrane and coiled-coil domain-containing protein STS1-like isoform X1, with amino-acid sequence MAASILTPTQRYAAGGLLSLSLHQAQTHQTQLPQQQHRITNSTGDSVSDDPQLWVHHSSHLLRPIFRFLEIDEQAWLGLEETSITSSVNHHAESFLMLLAEERGDTSSEMKDQEHALSKAVDHMSSSIESSTNLSSKKEHHREYEQACRDKFSDAVQPQLKVKDDEPLNQQDAEGKPFISEDASYGSGSKSYAKPFKNLTMLAYQRKVVVLYELLSACLAVTPEVGENLKRRRNGYDARHRVALRLLSTWFSIEWNKMEAIETIVATSAMAILKEAEAKQEEGETPKSKWAKWKRGGIIGAAAVTGGTLMAITGGLAAPAIAAGFGALAPTLGTIIPVIGASGFAAAATAAGSVAGSVAVAASFGAAGAGLTGTKMARRTGSINEFEFKAIGENHNQGRLAVEMLISGFVFEEEDFVRPWEGQTDNSERYALQWESKHLIAVSTAIQDWLKSRLAMTLMQQGAMMTVLSSLLTALVWPAALLTLTDFIDSKWSIAVDRSDKAGILLAEEVLLKGLQGHRPVTLIGFSLGARVIFKCLQILSKSEKNAGLVERVVLLGSPIAIKDENWEAVRKIVSGRFVNAYSTDDWTLGVAFRASLLSRGLAGIQPVDVPGIENVDVTEMTEGHSSYLWATQHILEQLELDSYYPVFNATSMKPGKDSSSS; translated from the exons ATGGCAGCGTCAATATTAACACCGACTCAGCGATACGCGGCCGGAGGTTTGTTGAGTTTGAGTCTTCACCAAGCTCAGACGCATCAGACTCAACTACCTCAACAACAACACAGAATTACTAATAGTACTGGTGACTCTGTTTCTGATGATCCTCAGCTTTGGGTTCATCACTCCTCTCATCTCCTTCGCCCTATTTTCAG ATTCTTAGAAATTGATGAACAAGCTTGGCTTGGACTTGAGGAAACTTCCATAACTTCTTCTGTTAATCATCACGCTGAATCT TTCTTGATGTTGCTTGCCGAAGAACGTGGTGACACTTCTTCCGAAATGAAAGATCAGGAGCATGCATTGTCAAAAGCTGTTGACCATATGTCATCAAGTATCGAATCATCAACGAATTTATCATCTAAAAAAGAACATCATCGTGAATATGAACAAGCATGCCGGGATAAATTTTCTGATGCTGTCCAGCCACAGCTCAAAGTGAAAGATGACGAACCTCTGAATCAGCAGGATGCCGAAGGCAAgccatttatttctgaagatgcATCGTATGGGTCTGGCAGTAAATCTTATGCAAAACCCTTTAAAAATTTGACAATGCTTGCTTACCAGAGAAAAGTTGTAGTTCTATATGAACTTCTTTCAGCTTGTCTGGCAGTAACACCTGAAGTTGGCGAAAATTTAAAACGGCGAAGAAACGGCTATGATGCTCGACATCGTGTGGCTCTGCGGTTGCTGTCAACCTGGTTTAGTATTGAGTGGAATAAGATG GAAGCTATTGAGACAATAGTTGCTACCTCGGCAATGGCCATATTGAAAGAGGCAGAGGCTAAGCAAGAGGAAGGAGAGACTCCTAAAAGTAAATGGGCTAAATGGAAGCGTGGAGGTATCATTGGTGCAGCAGCTGTAACTGGAGGAACCTTAATGGCGATTACTGGCG GTTTAGCTGCTCCAGCAATTGCTGCAGGATTCGGTGCTCTAGCCCCTACTCTAGGTACCATTATCCCCGTGATTGGAGCAAGTGGCTTTGCTGCTGCTGCAACTGCTGCAGGAAGTGTTGCAGGCTCTGTTGCAGTTGCTGCATCATTTGGAG CTGCTGGAGCCGGACTAACTGGGACAAAGATGGCTAGGAGAACTGGAAGCATCAATGAGTTTGAGTTCAAAGCTATAGGAGAAAACCATAACCAAGGC AGGCTAGCTGTTGAAATGTTGATCTCGGGATTTGTTTTTGAGGAAGAAGATTTTGTGAGACCTTGGGAAGGACAAACTGATAACTCAGAAAG GTATGCACTGCAATGGGAGTCTAAGCATCTGATTGCTGTTAGCACTGCAATTCAGGATTGGCTGAAGTCAA GACTGGCAATGACGCTGATGCAACAAGGTGCAATGATGACTGTGTTAAGCAGTCTTTTAACAGCATTGGTGTGGCCAGCAGCACTACTTACTCTTACTGATTTCATCGACAGCAAATGGTCAATTGCGGTAGACAG ATCTGACAAGGCTGGAATACTGCTCGCTGAAGAAGTTTTGCTGAAGGGATTGCAAGGACACAG GCCTGTGACATTAATTGGGTTTTCACTTGGAGCAAGAGTAATTTTCAAGTGCCTCCAGATTCTGTCGAAATCTGAAAAGAATG CCGGGCTAGTAGAGAGAGTTGTTCTCCTGGGGTCGCCTATTGCTATTAAAGATGAAAACTGGGAAGCGGTGAGGAAG ATAGTGTCTGGTAGATTTGTGAACGCTTATTCTACAGATGATTGGACGCTTGGAGTTGCCTTCCGTGCAAG CCTTCTTTCTCGAGGACTAGCTGGAATTCAACCAGTTGATGTCCCAGGAATTGAGAAT GTTGACGTAACAGAAATGACTGAGGGTCACTCCTCTTATCTCTGGGCTACCCAACACATTCTGGAACAGCTTGAGCTTGATTCCTACTATCCTGTTTTTAATGCCACAAGTATGAAGCCGGGGAAGGATTCATCTTCatcataa